One window of the Procambarus clarkii isolate CNS0578487 chromosome 27, FALCON_Pclarkii_2.0, whole genome shotgun sequence genome contains the following:
- the LOC123762761 gene encoding period circadian protein-like: MAGRGTGTQTGDNTDTQTGDNTNTQTGDNTDTQTGDNTDTQTGDNTDTQTEDNTDTQTGDNTDTQTEDNTDTQTGDNTSIKSQKVLETVNGLHKHPTTSTTQGDSASARIRLGYRTSMASDYRVIKPLNGEHSS; the protein is encoded by the coding sequence ATGGCTGGCAGAGGCACTGGCACTCAGACAGGAGACAACACTGACACTCAGACAGGAGACAACACTAACACTCAGACAGGAGACAACACTGACACTCAGACAGGAGACAACACTGACACTCAGACAGGAGACAACACTGACACTCAGACAGAAGACAACACTGACACTCAGACAGGAGACAACACTGACACTCAGACAGAAGACAACACTGACACTCAGACAGGAGACAACACTAGTATAAAGAGTCAGAAAGTGTTGGAAACAGTTAATGGTCTTCACAAACACccaacaacctccaccacacaggGCGACAGTGCCAGTGCCAGAATTAGGTTGGGATACAGGACATCAATGGCAAGTGACTACAGGGTAATCAAGCCCcttaatggtgaacattccagttGA
- the LOC123762762 gene encoding uncharacterized protein: protein MMSLPGVDQTTHQGPSGVDQTTHQGPPGVDQTTHQGPSGVDQTTHQGPPGVDQTTHQGPLGVDQTTHQGPPGVDQTTHQGPPGVDQTTHQGPPGVDQTTHQGPPGVDQTTHQGPLGVDQTTHQGPPGVDQTTHQGPPGVDQTTHQGPPGVDQTTHQGPPGVDQTTHQGPPGVDQTTHQGPPGVDQTTHQGPPGVDQTTHQGPPGVDQTTHQGPPGVDQTTHQGPPGVDQTTHQGPPGVDQTTHQGPPGVDQTTHQGPPGVDQTTHQGPPGVDQTTHQGPPGVDQTTHQGPPGVDQTTHQGPPGVDQTTHQGPPGVDQTTHQGPPGVDQTTHQGPLGVDQTTHQGPPGVDQTTHQGPPGVDQTTHQGPPGVDQTTHQGPPGVDQTTHQGPLGVDQTTHQGPPGVDQTTHQGPLGVDQTTHQGPPGVDQTTHQGPPGVDQTTHQGPPGVDQTTHQGPPGVDQTTHQGPPGVDQTTHQGPPGE, encoded by the coding sequence ATGATGAGTCTAcctggtgttgaccagaccactcaccaGGGTCCGagtggtgttgaccagaccactcaccaGGGTCCGcctggtgttgaccagaccactcaccaGGGTCCGagtggtgttgaccagaccactcaccaGGGTCCGcctggtgttgaccagaccactcaccaGGGTCCGcttggtgttgaccagaccactcaccaGGGTCCGcctggtgttgaccagaccactcaccaGGGTCCAcctggtgttgaccagaccactcaccaGGGTCCGcctggtgttgaccagaccactcaccaGGGTCCGcctggtgttgaccagaccactcaccaGGGTCCGcttggtgttgaccagaccactcaccaGGGTCCGcctggtgttgaccagaccactcaccaGGGTCCAcctggtgttgaccagaccactcaccaGGGTCCGcctggtgttgaccagaccactcaccaGGGTCCAcctggtgttgaccagaccactcaccaGGGTCCGcctggtgttgaccagaccactcaccaGGGTCCAcctggtgttgaccagaccactcaccaGGGTCCAcctggtgttgaccagaccactcaccaGGGTCCGcctggtgttgaccagaccactcaccaGGGTCCGcctggtgttgaccagaccactcaccaGGGTCCAcctggtgttgaccagaccactcaccaGGGTCCGcctggtgttgaccagaccactcaccaGGGTCCAcctggtgttgaccagaccactcaccaGGGTCCAcctggtgttgaccagaccactcaccaGGGTCCAcctggtgttgaccagaccactcaccaGGGTCCGcctggtgttgaccagaccactcaccaGGGTCCAcctggtgttgaccagaccactcaccaAGGTCCGcctggtgttgaccagaccactcaccaGGGTCCAcctggtgttgaccagaccactcaccaGGGCCCGcctggtgttgaccagaccactcaccaGGGTCCGcttggtgttgaccagaccactcaccaGGGTCCGcctggtgttgaccagaccactcaccaGGGTCCGcctggtgttgaccagaccactcaccaGGGTCCGcctggtgttgaccagaccactcaccaGGGTCCGcctggtgttgaccagaccactcaccaGGGTCCGcttggtgttgaccagaccactcaccaGGGTCCGcctggtgttgaccagaccactcaccaGGGTCCGcttggtgttgaccagaccactcaccaGGGTCCGcctggtgttgaccagaccactcaccaGGGTCCGcctggtgttgaccagaccactcaccaGGGTCCGcctggtgttgaccagaccactcaccaGGGTCCGcctggtgttgaccagaccactcaccaGGGTCCGcctggtgttgaccagaccactcaccaGGGTCCACCTGGTGAGTGA